A region of the bacterium genome:
GTCGGGCCTGGCTGCGCCGGTGCTCGGCGCCATCTTCCTGGGCCTGAGCACGCTCATCATCTGGCGACTGGGCCGCAGCCTGGGGCTGCCCTGGTGGCTGGCACTGGTCCTGTGCGGCGTGTTCGCGCTGCATCCGCTGGTGCTGAGCTACGCCATGCTCGGCTCGCGGGCGATGGTCCTGACCTTCGGGCTGCTGGGGCTGAGCGCCTCGCTGGTGAGCTGGCAGCGCGAGCAGCGCGTGCGTGACGTGCTGACAGGCAGCTTCTTCGCCGCCGCAGCGCTGCTGCTGGCCTATGAGACCGTGGTGCTGGTGGTGGCCGCGGCGCTGTACCTGGCGATCTTCTGCCGCCGGGAGCGAGACCGCGAGCCCGCCAAGGCCGAGGGGCTGCTGATCGCCTTCCTGATGCCGGCAGCCTATGTGGCGCTGGTGTGGATCGGCGCCAACTGGGCCATCATGGGCAACCCCTGGCACTTCTGGCCGGCGCCGCCCGAGATCCTCGAACACCAACTGCAGCAGCCGGAGGTGCTGTCGGCGGCGCTGGCCGTCGCCCTGGCGGCCAACCCGCTGCTCCTGGCGCTGCTGTACCATGGCCTGCGCCTGAAGCTGGCGGGCTACACCGCGCCGGCGGCGTATCTCCTGCTGGCGGCGCTGGCGGCGGTGCTGCTGATGCCACACCTGTCCACGATGCCGCAGGGGGCCAGTGCCTGGGTGCAGCAGTTCTCTGTGCCTGCGGCGGCGCTCGGGGTTGGGGTCGTGCTGGTCGTGGCCCTGGCCGCGCAACTGCTCGAGGCCGGGCGGAGCGGCCAACTGCGCCAGGTGCTCTCGCCGGGGCTGCTGATCGTGGCCTGCTGTTCGGTCTTCGTGTCCGTGACACAGCACGAGCGCCTGCCGCGCAGCATTCGGGTGGTGCTCGCCGGGCAACCTGCCTTCGCACGCGACGTGACGGGCGAATGGGCCCTCGCCGACCGCCTCAAGGAGGCGTGGAACCCCGCGCTGGGGCACCTCGTGCGTGGCGAGCAGGCC
Encoded here:
- a CDS encoding DUF2079 domain-containing protein; protein product: AMGNAWRAFHWQDSANMALIGFDQPPLMALLFVPFAAFAPQMLVSGLAAPVLGAIFLGLSTLIIWRLGRSLGLPWWLALVLCGVFALHPLVLSYAMLGSRAMVLTFGLLGLSASLVSWQREQRVRDVLTGSFFAAAALLLAYETVVLVVAAALYLAIFCRRERDREPAKAEGLLIAFLMPAAYVALVWIGANWAIMGNPWHFWPAPPEILEHQLQQPEVLSAALAVALAANPLLLALLYHGLRLKLAGYTAPAAYLLLAALAAVLLMPHLSTMPQGASAWVQQFSVPAAALGVGVVLVVALAAQLLEAGRSGQLRQVLSPGLLIVACCSVFVSVTQHERLPRSIRVVLAGQPAFARDVTGEWALADRLKEAWNPALGHLVRGEQAYVVALRAEARQNVVVLNERADLVGRPLALGPGSYVALVEDILSEAVAQRVRPLALAPAWPETPPHGLAWAVYRVQTGPPGGIGQPASPGAIIAPGAPHANPRR